The window GGCTACATACGCCGTGTTATCCATGGTCTTAGTGTAATACTCACAACTGTCATCTATTAACTTTCCAAAGTATTTCTTTGTCATTTTTTACCGtaattattttatttgtattatataatatttgataataaaAGTTATATGAATAAAACACATTTAAAATCTAATCCGTTCATATAATtttaatcaaatattatataacacaaatgacAAAATTTACAGTTAAAGTTGACAATTAAAAACTTTCAAAAGTTAACGAGAACACTTGTATTGAGACGAAGAGAGTAGTTATTAAAAAGCTATAACAATGCATGTTCCAAAATTCTAAACATAGCTTTATTCAAAATTTATTTACGAAAAaagtattaattcattactttACTATTACCATTACTAATAATAGCATAATGGGGGGTTTGTCGTTTAATTTCGAGTTTTAATTTTTAAGGTGTCGTTTAATACTTTGGTAAAAAAAAAATGTAGACAACATAAGTCGCAAGTTCACAAACCCAAAAACAAGATCATGGTCGAACATTTTTCGGTAATGACCAGAAATTTTGCGATCACGATATCAAGTTGAGAAGCATGATCGAAAATAATGCATTCGAGAATTTGCAAGAATTCCTTGCGACCACCGATATCATTGTTGCAATTACGTTTCTTTTTATCGTCGCAACAATACAGTTGTGTTGAGTATTGAGTTATCTCATCTCATCCCACGTCGACTAAGTATCTATTTGTTGCTTATAATAGTTTGGAATCCTCATCTCATTGAGTTAATCTTTTGGCGTTAAATTGAACTTAAGTCTATTATTTCTGCAAGTTGATTTCAAAAATGAACGTTATTTTAGCAAAATCCTGACACGTTTTCTTATAAGACCATTCCCAACCCTGAATGTGACGTCACAGATAGTTGGTgcgctttttggccaaaaagtgcaataTGACTCTGACTGGACAATGTCAGTTTCTGACTTTTTTTAACCCAAAATGTCAGTTATCAGTGTCAGTTTCAGTAGGGTCCACCAGTTTTTTATTTTTGcattttttatataatttaacacATTATttcaataaaataataaataaatgaaaacAACATTGATAATTTAACAAGATTAAAAGTTCATAGacattaaaaaaaattacataGTAGACTTAAAAACTAAAATTACTAAAAATTAAAAAACATATAATCAAACTACTAGTTGTCGTCGTCTTCAGATGATTTGTCGGGTGCGTCAACCAAATGCGAGAACTGATCAAGGTACAATTTTTGAAGCTTTTTGATATAATCTTTGTGACCCGGGTCCTTTATGTCATCGACATTGAGGGACAAAACACTAGCACCTGCAAAAGCTGTACGGAGTGCCTCTTGTTTTTTTTTGCGCATTTGACACCTTTAATTCGTTCCGCCTTAGCCTTTGAAATAACTTCCAAAGCTTCATCCGTTTATGATGAACGTGTCGATCGACTTGACTAGCTAGAATAGTTTGATCGTGCCTTTTTTTGGCCTTTTCACGGCCCATAGGTCTCGGAAAAGGATCGTCTTCAAAAAGATCGTTTTGTTGAGAAAGAGGAATGTTATTCACATCCTCATTGGCATCCAAAGAAACATGTCCACCCGACCCCGAACATACCACTTTGATTTGTTACACAAAACACGTCAAGCATCCATCATGGTAAATCTTTTCCCGTTGGAGTGGGACCCACGACGTCAGAAACCAGCCAATCACACGCGTACACGTCGATCTGACGTTTTTTTTCCCGTCGGGTGGGCAACTAACGTCCCAAACTAACGGAATCTGACGCCGCATTAACGGCCGTTAGTTTCCGTCAGTTGATGCCAACAGGGACTGACGCCGTAAATACATGCTGGGTTGGGGGTGGTTTAACTGGTATTAAGTATTTAGTTTTGGATCAAAATACCCTTTTCCAAagggaggtgattctcacacaccaccTTTTATTCATGTACACTTTTGTCTTCTAAAATCACAGTTATGTCCCTAGAGAATTAAACttatattgttattaaaagtataattaagggtaaaatagATAATTCGGTGTATAGTGTGTGAGAATTATCTCCCTTCTTCGAAAGGTTCCCTAGAAGCAAAATCCACCgccaaatagaaatagaaaaacaaataaaaaaagaaaaagaaaagaagatgatgatgttacGAGGTTATCCAGTTTTGGGCACGTTGAAGTTCAACCACAAATTTAAGACGCGATTATGTTCTAAGATTTTGTCGTTGCATCAGCCCCTTTTTATTTCCTCACCTTCTTGTAACCATAAAGATCTTGTTTTTCACTCTAAATCATCCAAACACAATCTTGAGTCCCCTTTATCTGGTATTTGTTCATATAAATAATGACACAATAATATATGATAATTGTTTAAATTTTCAATTTGTGTTCAAATGTATTAATTTGATGCAAAAATATTGTTTAGGTGTAGAGTCTGTGATGATGGACTATATTTTCGGAAAGAAGAAGGCCACAGAAGTTGCTCACTCGTAGGTACTTTTATTGCTTCtcaaaataatcatttttatggCTTCTTTTATTTAAAGCATCAATCTTTTTTAATAATTTCATTTGGGTTTTACTATTTCTATTATGGGTCATATTCATAGTTAAACTAATTGTTAGTTTTATTGGTTTCTTGTACATGTGCACCCTGTTACCCTTCAAATTTATAGTAATCAAGAATCAAGATTTCTGTAGTTTAGGTATTCACAAGGATACTGTATAATTCCTTCATTGGTGACACTTAATAAGCTCTAATTGAGTCAATTTGTGTTATAAAAGCTTACATAAGAACATTCTTTGACTTTTTGACCTTTAGGCTTGTCAATTTAATTCCAATAAAATCCTATACTGCTTTGCTCACCTCACGCACAGACTTATGTATCTTCATAAACTATCCTTTATTCCTTCCAATTCATTTAATAACACAACTGCAGCATTAGCCAATATATTCAACACACTCCATATGTTTTGTGTATGGGTACATGGACAATTTGTTGACAATCCACtgcaaatcatttttcaatcctttgcagACAAACATTGGTTTCATGTCAGCCCAAATTTGGCAGGCATATCTGTCACTTtttgtcacaaaattggctaatggCCCAACATTACTCCACTTATCAAACCATAAGGAGGTCTTTTGACCATAGTCTATCTTATGAAAAAATATGGGGCCTGACTTTATCTCTCAACATTAGCAATTGCCTCCATTTTCTATCTTATGAGAATATGGGGCCTGACTCATGCCCAATTTCCCAAAAGTTTCTTCCTTTTAACCTGACTACGTATATCCAATTAAATCATCAGCAACGAAAAGCAAAGCAAAGATGAGAAAAATGGTTGTTTTTACACCGTAGTGGTAGTGTAATCTAAACTTAGTAAAATCTTAAAATGTGCTTGGCCTGAATCAAAGTCAAAACCTCCATTACCAAATTCAGAAACACAATTAATCGAGCCTTTTTTAGATGTCATCTACCAACGTAAGAGACCTGGATAGAAGTTATATGGAAATTTATCGAGAACATGTTTAAGCCTCTTTTTATAAGGTGTGTTGAGTGGTCAGAGTATACGGAACAAAATGACGATTTAGGACATGAAAATATTGACAGGGCATTATCTTTCTTCAGCTTATTACATAAGCTTATCGATAGTGGCTGGTGAGTTGACTCTTTTAGcattataattttttatttttttaataagttTTGCACactttttacatatatatatatatattttttttgacaGAAATTGTTTGGGTTAAACCAACCTGACCCGTCCACCTGTTGTGACACTGACACATTTTATGCAACCGGTCATTTTCTCACTTTTTTTTATGTGTTGGTTGCCTGCTGATTTTTATCGTGTTTTTGTTAACTTTATTGGTGTTTCCATGTTAACTTTATTGTTGTTTCCTGATCAAACAATTTTTACAATTTTGTTGTTGTGTACGTGTTTGAATATAGAATCTGGAAACACGTACTCCAGAAAGGGGATGCAGTTGTGGATGCTACATGTGGAAATGGTTATGATACGTTAGCAATGTTGAATATGGTGGCTGATGAATCATGTAGTGGGCGTGTTTATTCAATTGATATTCAAGAAACCGCATTACACAAAACCAGGTCTTTATTGGATGGATTACATGATCCCGATAAGGTGCCCTTTATTGGATGGATTACATGACTAACAAATTTGAACTAAAGTCTGTTTATAAGTTTACTTGTTTACAGAAAAAAATGGTGAAGCTTTTTGCAACGTGTCATAGCAAAATGGAAGAAGTCGTCCCAAAAGGTGTCACAGTGAGGTATAGACTAAAATTACTGTAAATTGACTTATGCAACCAAGTTTTTACCTTTTTGTGTTAATCTGTATTAAGTTGCTTCATAGATACATTAGTTGGTatagatatttttttatttatttattaccagTATCATTAATTGGTAAAAGAAAGTGAAACTTGGTTGCAATTTAAGTACATTTTGCCTCAATTATTGTTGTGGATTTATGTGTTTAAACTGCTTGTGATTTTCTACTATGTGTAAAGGCTAGTTGCATTCAATTTGGGCTATCTACCGGGTGGTGACAAAACGGTAATTACTAAATCAGTAACAACCCGATTTGCTATGGAGGCTGCAAGCAGAATTGTAGCATCTGGAGGTCTTATCAGCATCCTGGTTTATGTGGGCCATCCTGGTGGAATGTAATCCTACTTTTCTCAGTTTGATATAATATTAGATTATTTAATCTTTAATTAAACTTTATTATAAAAAAGGTAAAACCGACCCTCTGGCAGCCCCACACCGACTGATCAAATCTTTATTATATATCTTTATTTCTATATACTTTTTCATTGGCAATTGGGTCAGGTCGGTTGTGTTTGGGTCGAACTCAAATGGGTTCGTTTTTTTAACGGGTCCAAATGGGTCAAacccaattgggttggtttgtgttGGGTTTGGGTCAAGACCCAATTTTGATGAATGTTTGATTGGCATGAATAGGGAAGAGTATGAGACGGTGGAAGCTTTTGCTTCAAGATTGCCGGTGAATGACTGGATATGTTGCAAGCTCCAAATGTTAAACAGACCACTAGCTCCCATACTTGTTCTGTTATGCAAGAGGTAGATGAAGATAGGTTTATGAAGTTATAGTACTAAATAAGGATCAGAATTTTTGTATCGCAAAGGATGATAGTGTTGTAGATATAAGAGTTGATCTGTTTTGTGTATTGTTTACATTTAGATTAATACCTCGTGCTGAAGTTGTGTTATGAATTGCGAGCAGCTGAGTTTAACTTCATTTCCCATCTGGATTACATTCTTATTAGTCAATGTGTTCTATGCactgatcataacttgatttcactGTTTTGACTATATTTTCTTTGTTATCCATTCGTTTTTTTCATTATTTTTTGCATTGGCTTCAAAatcgacttttttgctccgttggtccttaaGTTATACACGGCATGACACTATTATTTTAGATTTTTGGGGTGACTTCTAGTTCTATAATCCAAGTCCTATGTTGTTGTGTACAACTGTTCAAGTGTTATTGTCATCTATTttctggtttatatatatatatatatatatatatatatatatatatatatatatatatatatatatgtatatatatatattggacctTAATGTGTCTTTGATATGCATTATAACCGACTATTGGTCCGTTTACATACGTAATTGCATAATCATACAAACATGAAATACATGATAAATATCATGTAAGATGATATTCATAATCTATAATGTTTCCTTGCCTTACGGACTATAAAATCTTATGTTTATACAAGTAATTTCAAATAGTTTTTGAGcagccgtgcaacgcacgagctcaaaaCTTAGTATATgatataacataattaataaattaaaaagaATTATAAAATAAATGTCAAAAACTCAAATGTTGCCAATTTACGTTGAAAATGATAGGCAACCATTTTATGCCTTAATTAAGATATCATAATGCCAACTGTAGTTGACGAAGTTATCATTATATATACTTGTAGCGAGTTTTGGCACCTAACCTCTCTATATTATCCATTTAATATCCTCCACGCTAAAATTCTACACCAACTTTTGGACTCTGGGTCTTCTTCGTTTTACTTCATCTGCAATTCTATCCAAAAAGTCTACTCTTTTCATTCATCTTTTGATTTTGATCAGTTGCATTTTTCAAATGGCCGAAATCTTTGTGTCTTCTGCTGTCACTGTGCTGATTGAAAAACTACTATCTGGTGACCTTATGAAGCTGACTGGATCCGAAGGAATCGCATCTCAGCTAGAAAACTTAAAGGAAAAGTGGACATATATTGAAGCTGTGCTTGTTGATGCAAGTGAAAAGCATATAACAAATGAAGCTGTTAAAGTGTGGCTTCTAGATCTTCATCGTCTAGCTTATGACATCCAAGATGTACTCGATGATATGGCTACCGAAACTTTGCGAAGAAAGTTGAATGATGAATCACGTGGCAGCACAAGCACCGGTAAGGTTTTGAAAAAGATAATTCCAACTTCTTGTACTAATTTCACTCCTCATAACTTTAAGTATGGTCGTAAGATGCGTTCTATGCTTGATGAAATTACCGAAAAATTAAAGGGTCTTTACGAGAACAAAAATATGtttgatcatgcatatattttccaagAGATTAATATGCATGTTCAATACGTTTAAAAGAGGTTTAAtgatcttagaacttagctctccggtccggctaccgtgaataaccatggccgacatgatgatgtcggcgggtggctaggtgattaagtccaccttcgatgacggtcGTCGATCGAAGGCCCAAATAAGGCTGTAGGAAACCGTCGAGAGTGATTAACCTGTTaacctttgatgaatgatgataatgaataCGTATTGTAAGCCTACGTAAAGTGTGATGATCCTGGAATAATAATTAcggttagtatatataggcaaaccctaattctagaaccgtccaagATTATgataatcctttccataacaaactcccccaaaTCTCGGTTGTAATTATAGAAAAGATATTAGGCTTGATGGTCAAGTAACCGCCATACCGAGAACAAAGGCATTCAACACGCTTtcgcatgccgcataccgcatataAATTACATGCGTACGCACGCTAGTGATTACCCGCATACGTataatgcgcatgcgggttgcggtatcattatgtccccccagtttgatgttatgtgACGCGAGCcacatgatatcaaactattaagcgaaaaattAGAAAGAAACAAGAAAACGGCCAGCATTAAATTTTTCGCGTGCGTCTCGAggacattaaatgcctgtcactgtcgcagaagcccattcggctgacaagacataaagtgacAGTGAGCAGGCGCATGTGGGCCACGCGCTCAACATTGGGTACAACAAACTGAAGCTCACGCGCGTGCAGAAAACGTCGACCGTCAGTTGCGTTACACGTGTACGGCCACGATGAAACCGTTTCACCCCACTACACCCATTCCTCACTATAATAGACCCAATTCATCCTCATTTCTATTTTTCTGCCTCAAGCTTCTCCGATACGCTGCAAAATCAATTCCGATCAAATCTCATATATTCCGGCCAACTACAAAAGGCTAGTAATTCTCCGATCACtcttagaaaatgactaaggcaaaTGAGACTTATGTAGATAGCGTAGTATCGGTAATAGAGCATAAACATATAGATTCTTTAGTTAAACAATACCCGCCGTTAGCACAGTATAATCCGGTGCCACCCCTTTCTAACCAACGTGCTCACAAACCACCGGAGAAGAAGGTAGCGATATACGAGCATGCGTTTAAAAATGGAAATTTTAGGGTTCCACCCTCAGACTTCTTTCTAGGCGTACTAGATCATTTCCACGTAGGGTTAGGGCAATTACACTCATACGCCATAGGGAAAATAGTGCTATTTGAGATGTGGTGCGACGCGCTAAACAAGGTACCACTAGTGATGGTGTTCTGCCATCTATACCGCCTAGCTACCCACCATAAGTCCTGGTTTACCTTCTTCGCCCGGCAAAACTTcacaaaaacccccaaatcgaatgcgggtcattggaaagaaactttcttcTTTATTGACCAATCAGTTGTTGGAGCCAGCTTTCCGCAAACGCTAATCTGGTGCGAAAGCGTGGCAAAGGACGTAAACAAGACCTCCGTCCTGGATGATGAGGAAACGAaactgttagcggagtgcgctaacgcacagcttgtTCACCGGTCGTATGGGAATGTTATGCTGCGGTTAGGAAAGAAATCCGcgcactggccatgggagaacatgcgCCCAGCCATAATCTCGCCGAATGGCAAGGCTATGAATAGTATAAATGCATGTGAATATATAACAGCTGCTACATACTTATATGTTCTAACTATGCgcatatgtttgcagagatgaagatgaagaaagtgctcaCTGCCGAGGAGATTGCAGGTATCTCTTTCCGCAAACAAAAGGTTAATGAGCCGCTGGAGCAAGAGAGAACCGGCGAAAACGAGGTGTCCGCACCCGCGACCTCAGCCAACAAGCGTAAAACAACCGAAACCCCTCAAACTACCCAAAAGAAGAAGAAGCTGACTCCAAAATAAAGGGAGGACATGCTGAATGACAACTTTGTCCCCGTAGAGCAAGCGTCTGCGGATCTGCCTCCCCCCATTACTGGTAAGAGTCTCTTGCTTTGTTTAGGTTAGTAACGCAAAAGGTAGCTTCTGTGTGCTAACGAATCACTATTTCgcagagcatattgaggagacgcATCAGACGCTGCCGCAGGCAAATTCGGACCTTGAAGCTACCGCCACGTCCAGGGACAAGGCGATACATCTTGACTCCGATTCCACACCAACCCCAccacacggtagcttccgattggcgaatctggcgcagctcacccagtcctcCGTCGAAAATACTGCAGAGCAGTCCGCTTTTCTGTAACAGATTTTCCCGGCTGAGTTCCGCGATCAACTGGCCGCGCTAACCTTCCACCAAGCGTACAACGCCTTTTGTCCAAAATGGCCTTGTGTTCTTTGGAATGTTTGCGGATCAAGTACGCCGTGCCACCAATTTGTACcaagtggccgtgcggaaagaaacagagctgGGATTGCTGCAGGCAGGtgttgatcaggtgaagaaagacagggatGCCGCGGAAGAGGCGCTCAAAGCGGTAGAGGCGACTGCGGTGGAGACAAAAACCGCGTTGATTGAGGAGaggaagaaaaaccgcgagctaGTGGGGGCGGTGGATCAGGCGAAAAGAGAGACCGAACGTGTGCGGTTAGAACTTGAAAAGGTGCGCCGGGAGAAGGATGACGCGGTAACCTgccgcgagctggcagaggcggacTTGTCGAAGCTTCGCACCTCCCTTcccaccattgcgcaaaaggtgatggactcggGACCCGTAACCAAAAAGTTCAATGCTTATGCTGATGCGGTGAAGGAGCATGACCGCAACAAGGTGATGCTTGAGGTGATCAAAGGCTGCGACCGCACGCCTCTGTACCCTGGCATTGCTCGGAAATATTTGAAAGAGGGTACAACTGAGGCGCTCCTAGAAGCTGAGCAGGCCATCCAGTCCATCCCAATCCCCTTAATAAACGATTTTGCTGCGGATCCGAACATGCCGCTTGATGGCTTCCTCAAGGAAGAATTTTAATTTGAACACTTAACCATTtgtgccgtaagtcctatgcttaggcaggcaattgtaattattatttttgagccctaagtcccgtgttgggcaggcgtaTGATCGTAATGGTACATTTGCTAAACTTCTATATTATATGTGTATCTTTTGCATGCATCTTTGTTATATTGTttgtatatcgcgaatcaaaacaaaatttATACCGCATGCCTATGCGCGTAAGTTAACCAAAACTCCCGCGCACACGCGGGTACttcgtaaaataaaccaatatttcaACGATTTCACCCTTAGtgatttagactcaaaagctactgcgttcttgctttgtcatgtgctagaggtgcactttagctgtatggcaagcaacgcaactaaaaacaaaccaatgcttttatactttAGAGTTCCTcgagcaaaccaatgcgagagtaaatacgcacaagcaaaccaatgcttgtatttttaagtcaacttggcagccatctagtctgcgtggcgcttggttaggggaaaaccaattcccttcacctgccgttagtgtctagccttgtaaccagacaggcttctgccgcacggtggctagaggacaccccttaagtaggcagggaCCACATACAAAAAAGAAAGATAAATA of the Rutidosis leptorrhynchoides isolate AG116_Rl617_1_P2 chromosome 5, CSIRO_AGI_Rlap_v1, whole genome shotgun sequence genome contains:
- the LOC139846761 gene encoding tRNA (mnm(5)s(2)U34)-methyltransferase, chloroplastic-like — translated: MMMLRGYPVLGTLKFNHKFKTRLCSKILSLHQPLFISSPSCNHKDLVFHSKSSKHNLESPLSGVESVMMDYIFGKKKATEVAHSIWKHVLQKGDAVVDATCGNGYDTLAMLNMVADESCSGRVYSIDIQETALHKTRSLLDGLHDPDKKKMVKLFATCHSKMEEVVPKGVTVRLVAFNLGYLPGGDKTVITKSVTTRFAMEAASRIVASGGLISILVYVGHPGGMEEYETVEAFASRLPVNDWICCKLQMLNRPLAPILVLLCKR